Proteins from one Halobacteriovoraceae bacterium genomic window:
- the sufB gene encoding Fe-S cluster assembly protein SufB, with protein MKNMSTEDVLDKEYKYGFYTDIETEDFPKGLNEEIVCKLSAKKNEPQWLLDYRLKAYKHWLTLTPPSWAKLKIPKIDFNDLYYYSAPKQKENLESLDQVDPELLATFEKLGIPLDEQKRISGVAVDAVFDSVSVGTTHQEELEKVGVIFCSISEAVKNHPELVKQYLGTVVPYTDNFYAALNAAVFSDGSFVYIPKGVTCPLDLSTYFRINAKETGQFERTLIIADDFSYVNYLEGCTAPQRDENQLHAAIVELVALDNAEIKYSTVQNWYAGDKEGKGGIYNFVTKRGNCQGINSKISWTQVEAGSAITWKYPSCNLIGDNSQGAFYSVALTNHFMQADTGTKMIHIGKNTKSTIISKGISAEKSENNYRGLVKVMPSATNARNYSQCDSMLVGDSCKANTFPYIDVKNNTATVEHEASTSKISEDQLFYLKSRGMSTEKAISMVVNGFCKDVFKELPLEFSVEAVKLIELKLENSIG; from the coding sequence ATGAAAAACATGTCAACTGAAGACGTACTCGATAAAGAGTACAAATATGGTTTTTATACAGATATTGAAACAGAAGATTTTCCAAAGGGTCTCAATGAGGAAATTGTCTGTAAGTTATCAGCAAAAAAAAATGAACCTCAATGGCTTTTAGATTATAGACTTAAGGCCTATAAGCATTGGCTTACATTGACTCCTCCTTCTTGGGCCAAGCTTAAAATTCCCAAAATTGACTTCAACGATCTTTATTATTATTCGGCACCAAAGCAAAAAGAAAATCTGGAAAGTCTTGATCAGGTCGATCCTGAACTTCTGGCAACTTTTGAAAAGCTTGGAATTCCACTTGATGAACAAAAAAGAATTAGCGGGGTTGCTGTTGACGCTGTATTTGATAGTGTTTCCGTGGGAACAACTCACCAAGAAGAGCTTGAAAAAGTGGGAGTTATTTTTTGTTCTATTTCAGAGGCCGTAAAAAATCATCCTGAATTGGTAAAGCAGTACTTAGGTACAGTGGTACCTTATACTGATAACTTTTACGCTGCTCTCAATGCGGCAGTTTTTAGTGATGGATCATTTGTCTATATTCCCAAAGGGGTTACATGCCCTTTAGACCTTTCTACATATTTTAGGATAAATGCAAAAGAAACAGGACAGTTTGAAAGAACACTTATAATTGCAGATGATTTTAGTTACGTTAATTATTTGGAAGGCTGTACAGCTCCTCAACGAGATGAAAACCAACTACATGCTGCGATTGTGGAATTAGTGGCCCTTGATAATGCAGAAATAAAATATTCAACTGTTCAAAACTGGTATGCTGGAGACAAGGAAGGAAAGGGTGGAATATACAATTTTGTGACGAAACGAGGCAACTGCCAAGGAATAAATTCTAAGATTTCATGGACGCAGGTTGAAGCAGGTTCAGCTATTACCTGGAAATATCCAAGCTGTAATTTAATTGGAGACAATTCACAAGGTGCTTTTTATTCAGTTGCATTAACGAATCATTTCATGCAAGCAGATACGGGCACAAAAATGATTCATATTGGAAAAAACACTAAGTCGACTATTATATCTAAAGGAATTTCTGCTGAAAAATCTGAAAATAATTACCGCGGATTAGTGAAAGTCATGCCTTCGGCAACAAATGCGAGAAATTATTCGCAATGTGATTCAATGTTGGTTGGTGATTCATGTAAGGCAAATACTTTTCCGTATATTGATGTGAAAAATAATACGGCCACTGTTGAGCATGAGGCCTCAACAAGTAAGATAAGTGAGGACCAGCTTTTTTATTTAAAATCTCGAGGTATGAGTACAGAGAAGGCCATCTCGATGGTTGTTAATGGCTTTTGTAAGGATGTCTTCAAGGAACTTCCTCTTGAATTCTCTGTAGAAGCTGTAAAGTTAATTGAATTAAAATTAGAAAATTCTATTGGTTAG
- the sufC gene encoding Fe-S cluster assembly ATPase SufC, producing MIRINNLHVVVEKNEILKGIDLEINAGEVHAIMGPNGSGKSTLSKVIAGHPSYQITEGTIEYLINGKYQNIAELEADERAKEGIFLGFQYPVEIPGVSNIGFLRESFNTICRHQGVPEMDEDAFREFLNPKLAMLEMKDAFLDRPVNTGFSGGEKKKNEILQMAVLNPRLALLDETDSGLDIDALKIVSNGVNKLKSKYNSIVLVTHYQRLLDFIIPDQIHVLSGGKIIKTGDKSLALELESKGYDWLM from the coding sequence ATGATAAGAATAAATAATTTACATGTCGTTGTTGAAAAAAATGAAATTTTAAAAGGCATTGATTTAGAAATAAATGCCGGAGAAGTTCATGCTATTATGGGCCCAAATGGTTCTGGAAAAAGTACTCTTTCTAAAGTGATTGCGGGTCATCCCTCTTATCAAATTACTGAGGGCACAATAGAGTATTTGATTAATGGTAAGTATCAAAATATAGCTGAACTTGAAGCTGATGAAAGGGCCAAAGAAGGGATCTTTTTAGGTTTTCAATACCCTGTTGAAATTCCAGGAGTATCAAATATTGGTTTTTTACGTGAATCTTTTAATACTATTTGCAGGCATCAGGGTGTACCTGAAATGGATGAAGATGCCTTTCGAGAGTTTTTAAACCCTAAGCTTGCAATGCTTGAAATGAAAGACGCTTTTTTAGATCGACCTGTTAATACAGGTTTTTCAGGTGGAGAGAAAAAGAAAAATGAAATTTTGCAAATGGCCGTCCTTAATCCAAGGCTGGCCCTTCTTGATGAAACAGATTCTGGTCTAGATATTGATGCATTGAAGATAGTTTCAAATGGAGTTAATAAATTAAAAAGCAAATATAATTCTATCGTGCTTGTTACACATTACCAAAGACTTTTAGATTTCATTATACCAGATCAAATCCATGTATTATCTGGAGGTAAAATTATTAAAACAGGCGACAAAAGCTTGGCCCTTGAACTTGAGTCTAAGGGCTATGACTGGTTGATGTAG
- the sufD gene encoding Fe-S cluster assembly protein SufD, with protein sequence MSILEEKFIQLCQNEVDKLGKAHRSNAFQNFLSEGLPKNNLESWKYTNLVRSLPEELSIQNEVKNFEINESSFQNQIVIFNGRLCLDHSQLEDGISVNLNETENLSLDSLDALNKALSPQVINIKLDSDFSSSEPIHIRNIFYGKNSFIQARLKITCSPFSKACFIETNSFENTTDSWVNSVTSFRILESAHIEYVCEQEGNDSSIQTALLKSMVKKSAQFSSFNFNLGGKISRHTSHISLLENGAQAKVNGLYPLINELKADHFTYIGHLASHTYSEQLYKGILSGRSRGIFNGRVEVKKDAQQINSEQLNKNLLLSNKAQVNTLPTLLVSADDVKCSHGATIGQLNTEELFYLQSRAIDKKTALKMLCQGFSQDAINHIENSKVKSFVSQKMENRFNQFEKDI encoded by the coding sequence ATGAGTATTTTAGAAGAAAAATTTATTCAACTTTGTCAAAACGAAGTAGATAAACTTGGGAAGGCCCATCGTAGTAATGCTTTTCAAAATTTTCTAAGTGAAGGATTACCCAAAAATAATTTAGAATCTTGGAAGTATACAAATCTCGTTCGATCTTTACCTGAAGAACTTAGTATTCAAAATGAAGTTAAAAATTTTGAAATAAATGAGAGTAGTTTTCAAAATCAAATTGTGATTTTTAATGGTAGACTTTGTTTAGATCATTCTCAATTAGAAGATGGAATATCAGTAAACTTAAATGAAACTGAAAATTTGAGCCTAGATTCCTTGGATGCTCTCAATAAGGCCTTATCTCCACAAGTTATTAACATCAAACTTGATTCTGATTTTAGTTCATCCGAACCTATTCATATTAGAAATATATTTTATGGGAAAAATTCCTTCATTCAGGCCCGTCTCAAAATTACTTGTAGCCCCTTTAGTAAGGCATGTTTTATTGAAACCAATAGTTTTGAAAACACAACAGATTCTTGGGTAAACTCAGTCACGAGCTTTAGAATTCTTGAAAGTGCTCATATCGAATATGTTTGTGAGCAAGAAGGAAATGATTCTTCGATTCAAACAGCACTTTTAAAAAGCATGGTAAAAAAATCTGCTCAATTTTCATCTTTTAATTTTAATTTAGGTGGAAAAATCTCTAGGCATACAAGTCATATTTCTTTATTAGAAAATGGGGCACAAGCAAAAGTAAATGGTCTCTATCCTCTTATTAATGAGTTAAAAGCAGATCACTTTACTTACATTGGCCATTTAGCATCACATACATATTCAGAACAACTTTACAAAGGCATTCTTTCTGGTAGATCGAGAGGAATCTTTAATGGCCGGGTTGAAGTTAAAAAAGATGCTCAACAAATAAATTCAGAGCAACTTAATAAGAATCTTCTTCTTTCAAATAAGGCCCAAGTTAATACATTACCTACCCTTTTAGTGTCTGCAGATGATGTCAAATGCTCTCATGGTGCAACCATTGGACAATTAAACACCGAAGAACTTTTTTATTTGCAAAGTCGGGCCATAGATAAAAAAACTGCACTTAAAATGTTATGCCAAGGTTTTTCGCAAGATGCAATTAACCATATTGAAAATTCTAAGGTCAAATCTTTTGTCTCGCAGAAAATGGAAAATCGTTTTAATCAATTTGAGAAGGATATATAA
- the udk gene encoding uridine kinase, translating to MDTVIERSIIIAVAGGSGSGKTTFANKLLNSIGSDNCTVISQDNYYFDQSHLFDVDGGSVNFDHPNSLDFNLMASQLHSLGRGIEIDYPQYCFKTHSRLENPLKIGPKKFMILDGILILHSEIVRKSIDFAFFLEVPEEHRFERRVNRDVLERGRTREGSLQQIQTHVKPMHDKFVGPSKQWAHEVLLHPTLECLDRFAENWKETISKVVSL from the coding sequence ATGGATACAGTGATTGAGAGAAGTATTATAATTGCAGTCGCGGGGGGAAGTGGTTCAGGGAAAACTACATTCGCCAACAAACTTCTCAATTCCATTGGATCAGATAATTGCACAGTGATATCCCAAGATAATTATTATTTTGATCAGTCCCATTTATTCGATGTCGATGGGGGAAGTGTGAACTTTGATCATCCTAACTCTTTAGATTTTAACTTGATGGCCTCACAACTTCATTCTTTAGGCAGGGGAATAGAAATTGATTATCCACAATACTGTTTCAAAACCCATAGCAGATTAGAAAATCCTTTAAAGATCGGGCCAAAAAAATTTATGATCCTAGATGGTATCCTCATTCTACACTCTGAAATTGTAAGAAAGAGCATAGATTTTGCTTTTTTTCTTGAAGTCCCTGAAGAGCACCGATTTGAACGTAGAGTTAATCGAGATGTACTAGAAAGAGGAAGAACAAGAGAAGGTTCTTTGCAGCAAATACAGACTCATGTTAAGCCAATGCATGACAAGTTTGTAGGGCCCTCAAAACAGTGGGCCCATGAAGTTTTGCTTCATCCAACACTTGAATGCTTGGATCGTTTTGCAGAGAATTGGAAAGAGACAATTTCAAAAGTGGTGAGTCTATAA
- a CDS encoding response regulator, producing the protein MSPFKNENLTILSEFVSKKASTGAKIVTIDDDNDLLGMINSFLGKNSKIENVSFTNEYEALTYMSYNKVDLVVIDVNLSHYKAFEYVRLLRLGMHVDVPILFISVDPNSVDDFYKYDMDNAYFLPKPFGKKTFLSTLSDVLNTSPLAKAG; encoded by the coding sequence ATGAGTCCATTTAAAAACGAAAATTTAACCATCCTTTCTGAGTTTGTAAGTAAGAAGGCCAGTACTGGAGCAAAAATAGTCACAATAGATGATGATAATGATTTGCTCGGAATGATTAACAGTTTCTTAGGTAAAAACTCAAAAATTGAAAATGTATCATTTACAAATGAATATGAGGCCTTAACATACATGTCCTATAATAAGGTCGATCTTGTCGTCATAGATGTAAACTTAAGCCACTATAAGGCCTTTGAATACGTTAGACTATTGCGTTTAGGTATGCATGTAGATGTACCTATTCTCTTCATCTCAGTTGATCCCAACAGTGTTGATGATTTTTATAAGTACGACATGGATAATGCGTATTTTCTACCAAAACCATTTGGTAAAAAAACATTTTTAAGTACTCTGTCTGATGTTCTAAACACTTCACCTTTGGCAAAAGCAGGCTAA
- a CDS encoding Rrf2 family transcriptional regulator, with the protein MLKINKKVEYALMALKLIASKEKSELTSAREVCDEFGSPFDTTAKVMQIMNQNDILSSIKGVKGGYTLSKPLNRISYKELVEMIEGKKFESLCRSEKGMCDLYKNCNIRTPVESLNDKLNDFLGRLCLDELLFGVKDVDGQLKISKEDEKHVN; encoded by the coding sequence ATGCTTAAAATAAATAAAAAGGTCGAATATGCCCTGATGGCGCTTAAACTAATCGCGTCAAAAGAAAAAAGTGAACTCACCAGCGCCCGGGAAGTCTGTGATGAATTTGGGTCACCCTTTGATACAACGGCCAAAGTCATGCAGATTATGAACCAAAATGACATTCTGAGTTCAATTAAAGGAGTGAAAGGAGGCTACACCCTTTCAAAACCCTTAAATCGAATTTCATATAAGGAATTAGTTGAAATGATTGAGGGGAAAAAATTTGAGTCCCTGTGCAGATCAGAAAAAGGGATGTGTGATCTCTATAAAAATTGCAATATTCGAACTCCCGTAGAGTCTCTTAATGATAAGCTCAATGATTTTTTAGGACGTCTTTGCTTAGATGAGCTTCTCTTTGGAGTCAAAGATGTTGATGGCCAATTAAAGATTTCTAAAGAGGATGAAAAACATGTCAACTGA